The DNA sequence CCTGGGGGGCGGGCTCCGGCTCGGGGGCGGGCTGGCCGCTCGCGACGATCTCCTCGTAGCGCTCGACGGCCTCCTCGGTGGACCCGTCGAACACGAGACGACCGTGGTCCAGGACGATGGTCCGCTCGCACAGCTCGGTGATCGCGGCGAGGTCGTGACTGACCATGACGACCGTCTTGCCGCGCTGGTTGAACGCCCGCATCCGGGCGAGCGAGCGCTCCTGGAAGGCGGCGTCGCCGACCGACAGGACCTCGTCGACGAGGAGGATGTCGGGGTCGACGTGGACCGCGACGGCGAATCCCAGCCGCACGTACATGCCCGACGAGTAGTTGCGCACCGGCTGGTCGATGAAGTCGCGGACGCCGGCGAAGTCGACGATCGAGTCGAACGCCGCGTCGATCTCCTTCGCGCCCAGGCCGAGGATCGCCCCGTTCAGGTAGACGTTCTCACGCCCCGACAGCTCCTGATGGAACCCCGCACCGAGCTCGAGCAGGGTCGACACGCGCCCGCTCACCTCCACCCTGCCCGCGTCGGCGGGCAGGATTCTCGCCAGGCACTTCAGCAGCGTCGACTTGCCCGAGCCGTTGTGCCCGATCAGCCCGACGCTCTCGCCGTGGCGGATCTGCAGCGACACGCCCTTCAGCGCGTGGAAGTCGTGGTAGTGGGACCGCCGGAACCGGTAGAGGCGCTCCTTGATGCCCGGCGGCCGCTCGGTGTAGATGCGGAAGATCTCGTGGAGGTCCTCGACGACGATCGCCAGCCGGTCGCCGGCGTGCGCGCCCAACCCTCAGACCTCCTTCGCGAACGTGACGGCCAGCCGGTTGAACAGCCAGTAGCCGAGCGCGAACGTGACGACGGCGAGGACCGTGCAGCCGAGCAGCGTCGTCGCGGCCGGCCAGGCGGGTGGCAGGGACGCGGGACCCACGGTCTCCGGCACGTCGGGTGCGACCGCGAGCCCGTACAGCGGCGTCTGGAAGAGCTCGACGAACCACGTCATCGGGTTCAGGCGCACGAGCGTCACGAAGAACTGGTAGGGGGCGGGGACCCCCTCGACGAAGAACATCGGGTAGATGATCGGGGTTCCGTAGAACCAGGCGAGGAAGATCACCTGCGTGAGCTCCTGCAGGTCGCGGAAGGGGACGTTGGCCGCCGCGAACGCCATCGACACCCCGGCGGTGAACAGCGTGAGCAGCACGAGCCCGACGGCCACCGCCGGCAGGTACGGCAGCACGTTGCCGCGCTGCCAGAAGAACAGCGGGGCGGTTGCGAGCAGGGCGAGCAGGAAGTGCACCGCCTGGCTGCCCACGATCGACAAAGGGATGACCTCGCGCGGGAAGTACACCTTGCGGATGAGCGGGCCGTTGCCGACGATCGCGCCCACGGAGGCGTTGACGCTGTTCGCGAAGAACTGCCACACGAGGTAGCCGGCGAGGAAGAAGCTCGCGAAGTGCCGCACGGGGATGCGGAGCACGACGGCGAAGATCGCGGTGAAGATCGCCGTCATGAGTATCGGGGTGAGCAGCGACCACACGAAGCCGAGGGCCGAGTGCTTGTAGCGGACCTTCAGCTCCTTGCGGACAAGGTTGTCGAGGAGCTGGCGAGAGGTCCACAGCTCGCCGAGCTTCGCGGTGGGGGCGGCCATGGTGAGGGCGAGTCTATCCCGCCGGTGCGCCACCCCCCGCGACTGCCGGGTGGCGTGGCTCAGACGAGTCGGAGGGCGCGGGCGAGGAACGAGGCCATCTCCGCGCGGCGGACCGGCTGGCTGGGGCAGAACCGCCCGTCGGCGCAGCCGAGCGTGATGCCGGCGTCGGCGATGGCGTTGATCGCCGGCTGGTGCACGGAGCCAAGGACGTCGGAGAAGCGCTGGTACGTGCTGGTCGGCAGCCGCCACGCACGCTGCAGGAACGACGCCATCTGGCCGCGGGCGACCGGGGCGTTCGGGCAGAAGCGCCCCGGTGCGCAGCCGTTGGCGATCCCGGCGGCCGCGAGCGAGTTGATGGCCGCCTCGTGCGGCGAGCCGTTGTCGTCGCCGAAGAAGTCCCGGCCGGCCGGCGGCAGCTTGAGCGCGCGGACGATGAACGTCGCCATCTGCGCGCGGGTCACCTGCCGCTCGGGGCAGAAGCGCTCGGCGGTGCAGCCCGTGGTGACGCCACGCAGGGCGATCGCCTTGATCGCTGCCGAGTGCGGCCCGGCGGTCACGTCGCGGAACTCACCCGGCGCCAGAGGGGGCAGGCGGACGGCGGCGGCCTGCCCGGCGCCGTGCATGAAGTCGACGGTCGTCCAGAGCTTGCCCGACGCCGTCACCCGCACCCCCACGCCGACCCAGTTGAACTCCGGGCGTAAAACGTTCGCGCGGTGGCCCGGCGAGTTCATGAACATCGCGTGGGTCCGGTCGACGAGCTCGGTCTCCGGCGCGCCCGCCCGCTGGCTCCAGCCGACGTTCTCGCCCAGCCGGCGCCAGTCGCGCTGGACCTGCGCGGCGAGGTTCGCGTTGTGGTACAGGCGGTCCTCGCGCGCCATGACGTCCGTCCAGCCGCGGGCGACCCGCTGGAGCTCCGCGTCGACCGCGAGGGGTGCGAGCCCCGCGGCGCGCCGCTCGGCGTTCATGCTGTCGACGAGCCGCTGCTCCGCCCCGCCCCACGTCGACGCCGAGGCGCTGCCGGCGAGCACGCCGACCGCGGCGAGGGCGACGACGAGCAGGAGACCGAGACGTCGGGTGGTCGGTGACTTCATCGTGGGGCACTCCGGGGTTGGCGCGGCCGGTGGTGCCGGCCCTTGGAGTGCCTATCGACGGCGGCGCGGGGCTCCTTGAGGCGAGCGCTGCGCGGCGGCTCCGTCGAGGAACGCCGGGACGAGCCACGCGACGAGTGCGACCGCTCCGGCGAGCGCGCCGACCACGAAGAGGGCCGGCCACGGCGACCAGGCGAGCACCGCGGCGCCCCGGGCCCCTGGCGGGCCCCAGTAGGTGACGAGCGCCAGGCCGGCCGCCGTGGCCTGCACGACGACCACGACCGCGAGGGCGACGAACGGCAGGCGCCGGCTGCGCGCCCCCAGCAGGGTGAACGCGCCGAGGGCCCCGACGACCGCGATGCCGACCACGGCCCCGTACAGGTAGCGGCCGTGGATGGCGAACGGGGTGCCGGTGCGGGCGTAGACGCGCCAGGCCCCGAACGTCACGATCCCGCCGAGCCCGGCGAGTGGGGCGAGCACGACGGTGAGGTCGGCGGGGCTCTGACCGGTGCGCCGGCAGCCCGCGAACGCCGCGACGCAGAGCATGACGACGACGAGGGTGGCGAGCAGGTGCAGGGGCGGGGCACCGTCGGGGACGATGTTCGGCTCGATCCAGAAGCGGTGGCTCAGCCGCTCGACGTAGAAGGGCAGCCAGAAGCCGACGTCGGGGGTGAACCCCTCCGGTGCCGGCGGGCCCGGCAGGCCGGCCGGCTGCACGGTCCCGTGCACGACGAGATTGCGGATCCACCACCATCCGCCGACGGCGACGGCGGTGGCGACCGACAGCGCCCCGGCGGTCATCCCGCGCCAGCCGGCGCCCCGGAGCACGCCAAGCCCGTACACGGCGGCGAGCCATAGGGGGACGAACAGTGCGAAGCCCTTCGTGAGCAGCGCGAGCCCGCCGAGCAGGCCGGCGACGGCGGCGGTGCGCCAGGACCGGTCCCCGCGCGCGACGGCGAGGGTCGGCAGCGTGAGCAGGCCCAAGAGCAGCACGAGCAGGGTGTCGTTGTTGACCGACGCGCCGACGTGGGTGAGCTGCGGCACGCCGAGGGGCAGGACCGCCGCGGTCACCGCGGCGGGGCGGGGCGCGCCGAGCCGGCCGGCGACGAGGTAGGCGATCAGCGGCAGGGGCAGCACGACGAGCGCGCTGAACAGCCGCAGGAAGCCCACGACCTGATCGAAGGACCAGTCGCCGGTGAAGGGCACGACCGCGGTCACCCCCGACAGGGCCGCCGCGGCGAGGAGGTAGTAGAGCGGCGGGTGCGCGGCCATCTGCTGGCGCACGTCGCCCGCCACGTCGGGGCCGAGGTCGGCGAACCTCGGCCGCTCGCCACGCGCCGGGGCGTCCGCGGCCCGCAGCGGCTGTGCCTCGCCCTCGCGGACGTGCCCGACCACGGCGAACGAGTCGATCACCCGCTGAGAGATCCGCCGCTGCCCCACCTCCGGGTAGCCGGCGCCCTGCGCGACGGCCACCACCATGTCGACGTGGGCGGACTCGTCCGGTGCCCGGTACGTCGGGAACAGCACGCTCGCGAGCACGAGGGTGAGTCCGTGGAGGGCGACGAGCGCCCGCACCGCGACGGGCACCCTGCCGAGCCCCCGGCGGGGCGCTGTGCCCCTCGGGGAGGCGCGGCCCTCGGCCCGCACGCGGCGACCCCTAGCGGCTGAGACGCTGCCGCGCGAAGTTGCGCGCGTGGGTGAGAGCGGTGCGGGGTCCGGCGCTGCGGTAGTAGTCGAGGAAGCGCCGGGCGTAGTACCCGTAGGAGCGGGTGATGACGGGGGGTGCGCCGGTGACGTACTCCCGGGACCGTCCGACGCGGTCGGCAGCCGGCCGCGGAAGCCGGCAGAACTCCAGGATGGGCGCGAGCGCCTTGTCCCACGTCATGTCGGGAGCGAGCTGCTCCACCGCCTGTCGGCAGGTGTCGTAGAGGTCACGGTCGTTGCGCATGCGTCGCAGCGCGCTCGCGAGCGCGCCGACGTCCTCGCCGGGCACGGTGAGGCCGAGCCCGTGGGTGTTCACGAGCCGGGACAGCGAGTCGCCCTCGGTCGCCACGATCGGCAGCCCCGCCCAGAGGTAGTCGAGGATGCGGGTGCGGTAGCTGAACGCCGTCTCGACATGGTCGAAGTGCGTGGACACGCCGAGGTCCGCCTCGAGCAGGTAGTCGGCGCGCCGCTCGTACTCGACCCAGCCGGGGTTGAAGAACACGTGGCGGTCGAGCAGCCCGAGCTCCTCGGCGAGGCGGAAGGCGGCCGACGCCATCCGCATCTTCGGC is a window from the Egibacteraceae bacterium genome containing:
- a CDS encoding ABC transporter ATP-binding protein, producing MGAHAGDRLAIVVEDLHEIFRIYTERPPGIKERLYRFRRSHYHDFHALKGVSLQIRHGESVGLIGHNGSGKSTLLKCLARILPADAGRVEVSGRVSTLLELGAGFHQELSGRENVYLNGAILGLGAKEIDAAFDSIVDFAGVRDFIDQPVRNYSSGMYVRLGFAVAVHVDPDILLVDEVLSVGDAAFQERSLARMRAFNQRGKTVVMVSHDLAAITELCERTIVLDHGRLVFDGSTEEAVERYEEIVASGQPAPEPEPAPQ
- a CDS encoding ABC transporter permease, with product MAAPTAKLGELWTSRQLLDNLVRKELKVRYKHSALGFVWSLLTPILMTAIFTAIFAVVLRIPVRHFASFFLAGYLVWQFFANSVNASVGAIVGNGPLIRKVYFPREVIPLSIVGSQAVHFLLALLATAPLFFWQRGNVLPYLPAVAVGLVLLTLFTAGVSMAFAAANVPFRDLQELTQVIFLAWFYGTPIIYPMFFVEGVPAPYQFFVTLVRLNPMTWFVELFQTPLYGLAVAPDVPETVGPASLPPAWPAATTLLGCTVLAVVTFALGYWLFNRLAVTFAKEV
- a CDS encoding S-layer homology domain-containing protein, whose protein sequence is MKSPTTRRLGLLLVVALAAVGVLAGSASASTWGGAEQRLVDSMNAERRAAGLAPLAVDAELQRVARGWTDVMAREDRLYHNANLAAQVQRDWRRLGENVGWSQRAGAPETELVDRTHAMFMNSPGHRANVLRPEFNWVGVGVRVTASGKLWTTVDFMHGAGQAAAVRLPPLAPGEFRDVTAGPHSAAIKAIALRGVTTGCTAERFCPERQVTRAQMATFIVRALKLPPAGRDFFGDDNGSPHEAAINSLAAAGIANGCAPGRFCPNAPVARGQMASFLQRAWRLPTSTYQRFSDVLGSVHQPAINAIADAGITLGCADGRFCPSQPVRRAEMASFLARALRLV
- a CDS encoding phospholipid carrier-dependent glycosyltransferase; translation: MRAEGRASPRGTAPRRGLGRVPVAVRALVALHGLTLVLASVLFPTYRAPDESAHVDMVVAVAQGAGYPEVGQRRISQRVIDSFAVVGHVREGEAQPLRAADAPARGERPRFADLGPDVAGDVRQQMAAHPPLYYLLAAAALSGVTAVVPFTGDWSFDQVVGFLRLFSALVVLPLPLIAYLVAGRLGAPRPAAVTAAVLPLGVPQLTHVGASVNNDTLLVLLLGLLTLPTLAVARGDRSWRTAAVAGLLGGLALLTKGFALFVPLWLAAVYGLGVLRGAGWRGMTAGALSVATAVAVGGWWWIRNLVVHGTVQPAGLPGPPAPEGFTPDVGFWLPFYVERLSHRFWIEPNIVPDGAPPLHLLATLVVVMLCVAAFAGCRRTGQSPADLTVVLAPLAGLGGIVTFGAWRVYARTGTPFAIHGRYLYGAVVGIAVVGALGAFTLLGARSRRLPFVALAVVVVVQATAAGLALVTYWGPPGARGAAVLAWSPWPALFVVGALAGAVALVAWLVPAFLDGAAAQRSPQGAPRRRR